A part of Perognathus longimembris pacificus isolate PPM17 chromosome 18, ASM2315922v1, whole genome shotgun sequence genomic DNA contains:
- the Otud1 gene encoding LOW QUALITY PROTEIN: OTU domain-containing protein 1 (The sequence of the model RefSeq protein was modified relative to this genomic sequence to represent the inferred CDS: deleted 1 base in 1 codon), with the protein MQLFSSVCTHYPAGAPGPTAAAPAPPAAAPFKVSLQPPAPSGGAPEPETGECPPAAVAEPREAAPAAKMPAFSSCFEVVSGAAAPGPAAAPGPAGASCKPPLPPHYTSTAQITVRALGTDRLLLPGPDPTSGAAAGAAPRSRCLLLAPAPRAPVPPRRSSSSWLLEELLRPDGPEPAGQDATREGPDRNFRLSEHRQALAAARHRGPAAAPGIPEPRPGAAPWGEEHRAERILRGWEPGCDRSDRPSSADPAQRPDPETQAPPVRSSETAPGSTAETVVVARSDPRDEKLALYLAEVEKQDKYLRERSKYRFHIIPDGNCLYRAVSKAVYGDQSLHRELREQTVHHIADHLDHFSPLIEGDVGEFIIAAAQDGAWAGYPELLAMGQMLNVNIHLTTGGRLESPTVSTMIHYLGPEDSLRPSIWLSWLSNGHYDAVFDHCYPNPEYDTWCKQTQVQRKRDEELAKSMAVSLSKMYIEQNACS; encoded by the exons ATGCAGCTCTTCAGCAGCGTCTGCACCCACTACCCAGCGGGGGCACCGGGTCCCACGGCCGCCGCCCCTGCGCCCCCGGCCGCCGCGCCCTTCAAAGTCTCCCTACAGCCTCCGGCACCCTCCGGTGGAGCCCCGGAGCCCGAGACCGGTGAGTGTCCGCCCGCCGCGGTCGCCGAGCCCCGCGAAGCCGCCCCCGCCGCCAAGATGCCCGCCTTCTCCTCCTGCTTCGAGGTGGTGTCCGGGgccgccgcccccggcccggccgccgcccccggcccggccggcgCGTCCTGcaagccgccgctgccgccgcacTACACGTCCACGGCGCAGATCACCGTGCGGGCCCTGGGCACCGACCGGCTCCTGCTGCCCGGCCCCGACCCTACCTCCGGAGCCGCGGCCGGCGCCGCCCCGCGCAGCCGCTGCCTCCTGCTGGCC CCGGCCCCCCGGGCCCCGGTGCCGCCGCGGCGGAGTTCCTCCTCCTGGCTCCTGGAGGAGCTGCTGAGGCCCGACGGTCCCGAGCCCGCCGGCCAGGACGCCACCCGGGAGGGGCCCGACCGAAACTTCCGACTGAGCGAGCACCGCCAGGCCCTGGCCGCCGCCCGGCACCGAGGCCCCGCGGCGGCCCCGGGGATTCCGGAACCCCGTCCCGGAGCCGCACCGTGGGGCGAAGAGCACCGGGCAGAGAGGATCCTCCGGGGTTGGGAACCGGGCTGCGATCGCAGCGATCGGCCTTCCAGCGCGGACCCTGCCCAGCGACCCGACCCGGAGACTCAGGCGCCCCCGGTGCGGAGCAGCGAGACCGCCCCGGGCAGCACCGCCGAGACTGTGGTCGTGGCCAGATCCGATCCCAGAGATGAGAAGCTCGCCCTGTACCTGGCCGAGGTGGAAAAGCAGGACAAATACCTGCGAGAGAGGAGCAAGTACCGGTTCCACATCATCCCCGACGGCAACTGCCTGTACCGAGCTGTCAGCAAGGCTGTGTACGGGGATCAGAGCCTGCACCGGGAGTTGAGGGAGCAGACAGTGCACCACATCGCCGACCACCTCGACCACTTCAGCCCCTTGATCGAGGGCGACGTGGGGGAGTTCATCATCGCCGCCGCCCAGGACGGCGCGTGGGCCGGCTACCCCgagttgttggccatggggcagATGCTGAACGTCAATATTCACTTAACAACGGGAGGGAGGTTGGAGAGCCCCACGGTGTCCACCATGATTCACTATCTGGGCCCCGAGGATTCGCTGAGGCCCAGTATTTGGCTCAGTTGGCTCAGCAATGGACACTACGATGCGGTTTTTGATCACTGCTATCCTAACCCAGAGTATGACACTTGGTGCAAACAGACTCAAGTGCAAAGGAAACGCGACGAGGAACTTGCCAAGTCCATGGCTGTATCCCTATCCAAAATGTATATCGAACAAAATGCATGCTCTTGA